The genomic stretch GTAAAGAAGCTTGAAGTTGGGAGCTGGAAGTCATCAAGTTATTAAAATCAAAATAATATTTTTATCAAACTTAGCATCTCCTATTTCAGACCAGGTATTTTCGACAGTAGCCACAGCTTCCATTCTAACTATTTTAAATCACCTACCCTTTCTAATTTATGTGATCCGGCCAATCCGTTAGGATTACAACCAGGTTCACCTTCAGGAACTTTCAGGTTTTTCTTACCATAAAACTCTTCCCAGAATGTATTCACTTTTCCTGTCTTGGGATCTACGAACGTCATAGGTTCTAATTTAAAAATATGATTATCCCTAAAAGCTCTTTCCACAAAATCTGAACAATAATAAGAGTTTTCATCTAAAATATAATTGAAGTTATAAGGTTTTCCCAACATAGAATGGGCTTTTTCAATAGCAGCAGGAATTGATTTTTGATATTCAGGCTTCAGACGGTAGATAACGATATTTTGTTGGTCTTTTTTTTGATCTTTAACAAAATCCTTCAGTTTTTGCTTTTGTGAGCCACCTTTTGGAGCTGCATGCATAACGACTAATTTATTTCCTTCTTTTTCAAGAATACCGATGTGATCAAATGCCGCTACTTTCTGTTTTTGGGTAACATTATTAATGGCCCCGGAAAGCCCCGTTTCTTTAGCTGTGACAAAAAGTAAATCTCCGTTTTGAAGCTTGACTGTGTTCTGCCGAGTAGTACATTGAGCCAAAAACAGTACTAATAAGAACAATATCAACACAATACCACTCTTTTTAATCTTTTTTTTATTAAATTCTAACATTCATTTATTCTCTATTCGTCAAAATTACAAAATAGAATTCATTACATTTGTGAAGAATATTACCTCACCTTTTTACTCACAAACACTTCACCTATTCTTATGCCTCATATTTTATTAGTAGAAGACGATGACAGACTTTCCAAGCTTATCACAAAAGGGCTTCAGGAAGCTGAATTTGAAGTAAGCACAGCGTATGATGGATTAACAGGATTGAAACTGGCATTACAGAAAAATTATGACCTGGCAGTCACTGATATTGTTTTACCTAAAAAAAGTGGTCTGGAATTTTGTAATGAAATAAAGGCTTTGAAACCTAATCTTCCGGTCATAATGCTTACAGCACTGGGTACTACTGACGACAAATTGGAAGGATTTGATGCCGGAGCTGATGATTACATGACCAAGCCATTTGAAATGCGGGAATTAGTAGCAAGAATCAATGTTCTTCTAAAACGTTTTTCCCAGCAGAGACAGCAAAAAGTATTTGTCCTTAAATATGAAGGTATTGAAATGAATCTGGAACAAAAAACAGTAAGCAGAAACCAGATTCCTGTAAAACTGACTCCTAAAGAATTTAACCTTCTCAAATTTATGATGGAAAATTCTGAGAAAGTACTTTCCAGAAGTGAAATTGCAGAAAAAGTATGGGAAACTCATTTCGATACCGGCACCAATTTTATTGATGTCTATATCAACTACCTGCGAAAAAAAATTGACAGAGATTTTGAAAATAAACTCATCCACACCAAAGCCGGAATGGGTTTTATTCTGAAAAAAGACTACGAAACAGGAAATGTTTAATACAGCAAAAGTGTAATTTTCGTCAGCATGAAAATAAGAACAAGGCTTACCCTGCTTTTTACTTTAATCACTGCAATGCTTTTAAGTGTTTACAGTATTACCATCTATTATTCCTCAAAAGAAGCCAGGGAAAAGTCTTTTTACAGCGAGTTACAGAATGAGGCCATTGCCAAGGCAGATTTATTTTTCCAAAGTTCATTACCTGAACAGGAAATGCATAAGCTGTATAAAAACAACAACAGAACCCTTAATGAAGTTCAAGTCGCTATTTATGATTCAAAAAAACAGCTTGTGTATCATGATGATGCCAAAGTAGATTATGTAAAAGAAACCCCGGAAATGCTTTCTCAGATATTCGAGAAAAAAAAAATAAGTTTCTTTATGGAAGACTTACAGGTGGTGGGAATGGTGTACCATTATAACAGCAACACCTACGCCGTTACTGCAGCTTCTTATGACAAATATGGGTATGAATACCTTACCCATCTTCTCACGATCAGCTTTGCTTCTTTCATCAGTATTTTATTGTTGATTTATCTGGCAGGAATATTCCTTTCCAAAAAAACATTAAGTCCGTTGAGCGAAATGGTTAATCAGATCAAAAAAATTACGGCCGGAAAGTTACAGTTACGTCTTAAAACCACTGGAGAAAAAGATGAACTTAATGAACTGGCACAGAATTTTAACGGAATGCTGGAACGTCTTGAAAATTCTTTTGATGCACAAAAGTATTTTGTCTCTAATATTTCACACGAACTTCGTACCCCATTATCTGCAATGATCACGGAACTGGAATTGGCTTCTGAAAAAGAACTGACTCAGAAAGAATATAAGTCTACCATTCAATATGCTTTAGAGGATGCCCGTAACATGGTTAAATTATCCAATAGCTTAATGGATCTCGCTAAAGCGAGTTATGATCCCAATGAAATCAGTTTCTCAGAAGTAAGAATTGATGAAGTTCTCCTGGAATCATATACAAAGATCCTAAAAGAAAACTCAACCTATAAAGTTTCTCTGAATATTGATGATACCATAGAAGAACATCAGCTTATTATGCAGGGAAATGAATACCTTTTGCAGGTCGCTTTCAATAATCTTATTGATAATGCATGCAAATATTCACCTGAACATCTGTGTTCTATAGATGTGAAAGCAGATACCGAAAAACTATATATTAGTTTCATAAATACCGGAATCACTATTTCTGAAGAAGATTTAGTCTACATTTTTGAACCTTTTTATAGAAGCGAAAATTCCAGAAAAGAAAAAGGATACGGAATTGGACTTTTCCTTACTGAGAAAATCATTCATCTTCATCAGGCGGCTATTAAAGCCATCTCAAAAAATAATACGACTGTTTTTATGGTGGTATTTGATATTGAAAAGGCTTAATTGAATCAATTCTTTTTAACCATTAAAAGATATTAATATTCTTTAATTATGAGAAGTTGCTGTTTTATTGAAAACGGTAGTTCCTATGCTTGCGGCAATTACACAACTAATAGAAATCCATTGTAGAAAAGTCAGTTCTTCAGCAAGGAATACCAATCCTGAAAGTGCAGCGAATGCAGGCTCAAGACTCATCAGAATACTGAATGTTTTTGCAGGAAGCTTTTTTAAAGCCATCATTTCCAATGAAAATGGTAAAGCACTCGACAGAATGGCAACTCCCAGCCCTTTTACAAAAATTGTGGGTGTAATATTGAAAACGGCACCGTCCCAAATAGTGAAAGGAATAATCACAAGGCTAGCAAATAACATTCCTGTTGTTACAGCATCTTTTCCATCCATTATCTTTGAAACCTTTCCGCCCATCACAATATAAATAGCCCAGAATATCCCAGCCAGAAAAGCTAATCCGAGTCCCAATAAGTCTATATGATCACTTTTCCAGGGAACAATAAGTAATATCCCTATACAAGCTAACAGCGCCCATACAACATCCAGGACTTTGCGGGATAATGCCAACGCAAGAAATAAAGGTCCGGCGAATTCAACAGTTACAGCCAACCCCAAAGGAATTCTTTGAATCGCCATATAAAAAATAAGATTCATCGCGGCCAGCCCCACTCCATATATTGCACAATATTTCCATTTTTGTGGGGTAAACGTCAAAAATTTGGGACGATTGATAATGGTCAGCAAAATAGCAGAAAGTACAATCCTCAAAGTAACGGTTCCAATAGCTCCAATTGCCGGAAAAAGCTGCTTGGCAATTGATGCTCCCCCCTGTACACAAATAATGGCTAACAATGTGGCAGGAATCGCTAAGTTTGAATTTTTCATTTCTAAAATATATAATTTATAAAACAACTTTTAGGTTTGAAACAGGGAGATAAAGCAAGCTTGATTGTACAATAACCAACAATAGTATGTACAAAGCTGAATTATTCCCAAATGTATTGAAATTTTATCTTAAAAAATGGTTACAGATGAGAAGTAAAGTACCTGTTCTGTAACCATTAATAATTATACAGACCAAAGAAAAAAAAACCACATCCAACTGAAATACAATAAATTAAAAATAACAATCTATTCACAAACTGATAAAAACTCTTCATCATCGATAGTATCTAATGATACTATTAACTTTATAAGTTTTCATTTTCTCTAATATAATTCTAATAATATTCTAAAGTCTTTCTAACGGCTTTTCATCATACGTCATAATACCTTTGCATCAAAGAAAAATCACTATGGATACTGGTCCGTCACATTATTACAACAACTAACATTCAGCAATATACTTTCTGTATATGGGCTGAGTGCCATAAAAACAGAAAGGTTATGAATACGTTAGAATTTACTCTTCGTCTCTTCACGGCATTCGCATTGGGTGCAAGCATTGGTTTTGAAAGACAGTGGCGTCAAAAAAGTGCCGGTCTCCGAACCAACACTCTGGTATGTCTTGGCTCTGCAGCATTTGTTCTCCTATCTATCCGGATTGGTGGTGATGCCACCGGCAGAATAGCCTCTTATATTGTCAGCGGTATTGGCTTTTTAGGGGGAGGTGTTATCATGAAGGATGGGCTTACCGTAAGAGGCCTTAATACGGCAGCTACTATCTGGTGCTCTGCATCTGTAGGAGCGCTTTCAGCTCTTGGACTTCCTCTTGAAGCCATTATTACCAGCGGTTTTATAATTATTACCCATCTTATTCTTAGACCATTAGGCGTAAAATTAGGAAACAATATAAGCAGCAGAAATCACTACACCGAATATTTGCTCAGCATCAAATGTAAAAGTGAGGTAGAGAATCATATCCGGGTACAGCTCATGCAATCATTGAGCGGAAATGATAAAGTCCTGCTGAAATCTCTTACCAGCGATGATAATGGTGTTCCTGAAAATGCCATCATCACAGCAGAAGTTCATGCTTCCACCCCGCAGGACAGCTTCATGGAAAAAACAGCAAGCAGACTTACTATTGAAGACAAAGTCATCAAGGTAAGCTGGGAAATTATAGGTACTGAAAATGATTTATAACAATGAAAGCCATGCTAAAAAAATCTTCTAACAAAAATCTCAACTCAGCCGCTCTTGTTAAATTGAAAGAAGCCGCTTCAGAGAATGAAAAAATGGTTTACGCTATGCTGGAGACTTCAGAAGAAGGTCTTAGCGAAAACACCGTAAAAGACCGTTTGAAAATTTACGGTAAAAATGAAATTGCTACTCAAAAAGCACCCTCGTGGCTGAAGCAGTTTGCCCACTCTTTCTTTAATCCTTTTAATTATATACTCGCCTGTATCGCTGTAATCTCTTTATTCATCGATGTGATTCTTGTTCCTGAAGGAGAAAAAGACCTTAGTACAAGTATTATTATTTCAGTAATGCTTCTGTTCAGTACTATTTTAAGATTTATCCAGGAATTCCGAAGTAACAAGGCCGCAGAAGCATTGAAAAAAATGGTTAAAACCAGCTGTCTTACCAAAAGAAAATTTAAAGAGGGCGAGGAAATAGAAATCACTGAAATAGTTCCCGGAGATATGGTAATCCTTTCTGCCGGAGATATGGTTCCTGCCGATTGCAGAATTCTGAAAAGCAAAGACCTTTTCATCAGTGAATCTATTCTCACAGGAGAAGCACTTCCTGTTGAAAAGAATGCATTTCCTCTCCGCGATGCTAAAAATAAAAATCCATTAACTCTTCAAAACATCTGCTTTATGGGAACTAATGTAGTCAGTGGATCAGCTACGGTGGTAGTAGTCAATACCAGTATATTCACTTATTTCGGAAGTATCAGCAGAAGCCTTGTTTCCAAAAGACCGGAGACGGCATTTGATATTGGAGTTAACAAAGTAAGTTTTTTACTGATCCGGTTTATGCTCGTGATGACTCCCATCATTTTCCTTATCAACGGAGTTGTAAAAGGAGATTGGATGCAGGCACTCTTATTCGCCATTGCAGTAGCAGTAGGGCTTACTCCTGAAATGTTACCCATGATTGTTACAGCCAACCTTGCCAAAGGTGCTGTTAACATGAGTAAGAAGAAAGTCATCGTTAAAAGGTTGAATGCCATCCAGAATATCGGGGCTATGGATATTCTCTGTACTGATAAAACAGGAACCCTTACCCTTGACAAAATCGTTCTGGAAACTCACCTCAATGTCCGTGGTCTTGAAGATGATGAAGTATTGAAATGGGCCTACCTCAACAGTTTTCATCAAACCGGCTTAAAAAACCTCTTGGATCAGGCTGTTCTGGATCATGCAGAAGTCCATCATCTCATGAAGGCTGATGAATTATACCTGAAAGTAGATGAAATTCCATTTGATTTTGAAAGAAGAAGAATGTCCGTCATTCTGAATACTTCAAAGGGAAAACATCTTATGATTTCAAAAGGCGCTGTGGAGGAAATGCTGTCCTTATGTAAATATGCTTTAGATCCTGGTGATGACCACAGTCTTCATATTGAGAATGATAATATTATCCCATTGGATGATCTGATGAAAGAAAAAATCATCAGAATGTCTGAAAAACTCAATGCAGAAGGACTTCGCGTTTTACTTGTTGCCATCAGGGAATTTGAAGGAGATCATCCCCTGAATTATTCTGTTGCTGATGAAAAGAATCTTATTCTCACAGGTTTTATTGGATTTCTCGATCCAGCTAAACCTTCTGCAGAACCAAGTATCAAAGCACTGCATAAATTAGGCATTGAAGTAAAAGTGATTACCGGAGATAATGATATTGTTGCGAAAAAAATATGCCTTGATGTAGGAATTCCCATCAATACGATAATGCTTGGTGATAAACTGGAGAATATGAATGATGAACAACTTAGTAAGGACATGGATTTATATTCAGTTTTTGCAAAGGTAAGTCCATTACAAAAACAGCGTATTGTCAAAATATTAAGATCTAAAGGTCATACGGTAGGATTTATGGGAGATGGAATCAATGATGCAGCAGCTATTAAAGAAGCAGACGTTGGAATTTCCGTAGACACAGGAGCTGATATTGCTAAAGAAAGCGCAGATATCATACTGCTCGAAAAAGACCTAATGGTACTTAGAAGTGGGGTTATTTATGGGCGCAGAACATTCGGCAATATCATTAAGTATATAAAGATGACGGCCAGCAGTAATTTTGGAAATATGTTCAGTATGATTGGTGCCAGTGCATTGCTTCCATTTTTGCCCATGCTTCCTTTGCAAATTCTGACTCAAAATCTATTGTATGATATTTCACAATCCTCTATTCCCTGGGATACGATGGATAAAGACTTTCTGGAACAACCCAAAAAATGGGAGACTGACAGTATTAAGAAATTCATGCTATATATAGGCCCTTTAAGTTCCATTTTTGATTATGTGACTTTCGCTGTAATGTTCTTTATTTTTAAAGCCAACACATCTGAACATCAGGGTTTATTTCAGACGGGATGGTTTGTAGAAGGATTACTTTCTCAAACATTGATTGTTCATATTATCAGAACCAAAAAGATTCCGTTTATCCAAAGTTGGGCCACCGCACCGGTTATTGCCCTAACGAGTTTAATCATGCTGACCGGAATCCTGATTCCTTTCACTCCATTGGCAGAATACCTGAAAATGCAACCATTACCTTTAAGCTATTTTCCTTATCTGATCGGAATTCTTACAGGATATTGTATTCTTACACAGTTGGTGAAACAATGGTTCATTCAAAAATTCGGACAATGGCTATGATTTCTCAAAAATGTCATCCTTTCTAATCTTTTTTTAATAACATTCTAAAGATTCTCTAACCGGTTATAAGAAAGGATGGAAATACTTTTGCAACGGCAAAAAACAAGTATTCAAGGCATTCAACTAAATATCACTATGCATTGATATAAAATAAAAATTAGAATTAAATTAGTGGTTATAAACATCTTATATGAGAAAAGCAGTATTCACAATAGTACTTTTGACATTTATTACCTCTTGTAAAAATCCCAAAAGTGAAGATTCGCAGAATCAGGATCTTCTGGTAAAAGGAGAGCACGTAATCGTCGCTGAAAACAATCCTGTATTCAAAAAAATAAAAACAGAAGCAGTTTCTGAGCAGGAACACAGTGATGGGATAGTTTCTGCCGGAACTATTCAGGCCATTCCCAACCATTATGCAGAAATTGCCAGTCCGTTTTCCGGAAGAATTACAAAATCCTTCATTCAGCTTGGTCAACATGTTTCAGCAAACAACCCGCTTTTTGAAATATTGTCCTCTGATTATTTTTCAGTTCAGAAAGATTATACAGATGCACTAAATGATGTACAGCTCGCGGAAAAAAACTACAGACGTCAACAGGATCTGGTAAAACATGGAGTTGGTATTCAGAAAGAACTTGACGAAGCAGAAACCGATTTCAAAAATAAAAAAACATCACTTTCTAATGCATCTTCTGCTTTGAAGGTCTACAACAGCAAAGGCGGAGGTATTGGAAGCCCTCTTATCGTAAGAGCTCCAATCAGTGGAGAAATAATTTCCAATAAAATTGTCAACGGTCAGTTCCTTAAAAGCGATGCTGATCCCGTCATCATTATTGCCGAATTATCAAAAGTCTGGATTTCCGGAGACGTAAAGGAAAAGGATATTCGTTTTGTAAATGTAGGAGATCATGTTTCTGTAAAAGTAAGCGCTTATCCGGACAGAAATATTACCGGGAAAGTCTACCACATCAATGAAGTAGTAGACGAAAGCACCCGAAGTATAAAAGTCCTTATCGAATGTGATAACCCGGATAGAAAATTAAAACCCGGTATGTATGCAACTGTCAATTTTGCTACTGCTCCTGAAAAAACAATAATGATTCCTATCAGTGCATTGATGCAACAGGACAGTTCGCAGTATGTATGGATAAAGACAGGTAAGAATCAATTTGCCAAACGTCCGGTAACTACCGGAGAAGCAGATCAGAAAATGATAAGAATCATTTCCGGATTAAAAGCAGGTGACATCATTATGACGGAAGGTGGAATTTATATGCTGGATGCGAAATAATGTAAATAAACTGATTTAAAAAGTACAATACCTATTATCCCTTCACGTACTGTACATAATATTTATTAAGAACATGAAAAAACTTTTGACAATCTCTATACAGAAGAGGTGGCTCATGTTGGCACTCTTCCTTTTATTAGGGTTCTTTGGTTATTACTCCTGGACCAAATTATCCGTAGAAGCTTATCCTGACATCGCTGATGTAACTTCACAGGTGGTTACCCAAGTTCCGGGATTGGCTGCTGAAGAAGTAGAACAGCAGATTACCATTCCATTGGAAAGAGCCCTTAATGGCCTCCCCGGAATGCATGTCATGCGAAGCAAAAGTACCTTCGGCCTCTCCATGATTACCATGGTTTTTGATGATGGTATAGATGACTATTGGGCCAGGCAACGTATTCAGGAAAGACTTACAGATGTTACCCTTCCTTATGGAGCACAACCCGGCCTTGATCCACTTACCTCTCCTATCGGCGAAGTGTATCGTTATATTATTGAAAGTAATACTCATAGCTTGCGGGAACTTACAGATTTACAGAAATTTGTAATTATTCCACGTATCAAGCAGGTTTCAGGGATTGCAGATGTAACCAACTTCGGTGGAATTACCACACAGTTTCAGGTGGAATTAGATCCTCACAAACTTGAACAATATGGCCTTTCCTTATCAGAAGTTACTGAGACCATTTCAAAAAATAACGTAAGTGCCGGAGGAAGTATGCTTCCACGTGGAAACCTAGCCTATGTCATTCGGGGAATAGGTCTTGTGAAAGATTTGAATGATCTTGGAAAAATCGTAGTAAAAACTGAAAACGGTGTTCCGGTATTTCTGAATGATGTAGGAACATTGAAATACGGAAACCTTGAACGAAAAGGAATTCTGGGATATACAGACCGAAAGCGAAACTATCCAGAAAGTGTAGAAGGAATTGTTCTGTTATTAAGAGGGCAAAACCCATCTCAAGTGTTGGAAGGTGTTCATCAGGCTGTTGCCGAGTTAAACAATGAAACTCTTCCTCCTGGTGTAAAAATCCACCCTTTCCTTGACAGAACAGACCTTGTAAGTACTACACTTCACACAGTTTCTCATACCCTTACCGAAGGAATTGTTCTCGTTATTATTGTCCTGATTGTATTTTTGGGAAGCTGGAGAGGAGCTTTATTAGTCGCTATAACCATTCCGCTTTCTTTATTATTTGCATTTATTTTAATGCATTTCACCAATATTCCTGCTAATCTTCTTTCCTTGGGGGCAATTGACTTTGGAATTATTGTAGACGGAGCCATTGTAATGCTGGAAACCATCCTGAAAAAAAGGGAAGAGGATCCTGAAGAATCATTGGAAGAAAAAACAATTACACAAAGGGTGATTGAGGTAGCAAAACCTATTTTCTTTTCTACGATTATTATTATTACAGCCTATCTTCCATTGTTTGCATTCGAAAGAGTAGAAAAAAAACTATTTACTCCAATGGCATTTACAGTGGGATATGCTTTGCTGGGAGCTCTTGCTGTCGCATTACTCCTTATTCCAGGGCTTGCCTATGTGATCTATCGCAAACCACAAAAAATATATCATAATAAATGGCTTGAAAAAATAAGCACTCTTTATGGAAAAAGAATCGAAAAAATAATGCTAACCCCTAAAAAGGTAATAATCCCGGTAACCATCGTCTTATTATCTGCAGGAGTACTTTCCTATACTGTAGGAAAAGATTTCCTTCCCGAACTGGATGAAGGTTCTATATGGTTGCAGGTACAGCTCCCTCCAGGTATTTCTCTGGCTAAAGCAAAAGAAATGAGCGATACCTTACGAGCCAAAACATTAAAACATTCGGAAATCACTTATATGATGGTTCAGGCTGGCCGTAATGACGACGGAACTGATCCATGGACGGCTTCCCACTTTGAGGTTTCTGTAGGGATAAAACCTTACGATCAATGGCCATCAGGGAAAACCAAAGCTGACCTCATTAAAGAATTAGCTGCTGATTACAAAGAAATGCCAGGATTCACAGTAGGTTTCTCGCAACCTATGATTGACGGAGTAATGGATAAAATTTCCGGAGCCCATAGTGAACTCGTTGTAAAAGTGTATGGTGAAGACTTCAAAGAAACCAGAAGAATTGCGGAAAATGTATTGTCTACTTTAAACAAAATTCCGGGTTCTGCAGACCTTGCCATTGATCAGGAACCTCCGTTGCCCCAACTGCAGATTATAGCAGACAGGGATAAAATAGCCCAATATGGATTGAACGTGGCAGATGTTGCGGATCTTATTGAAGTCGCCCTGGGAGGAAAGGCAATCTCGCAGATTTTTATCGGAAATAAAGTCTATGATATTTCCTGTCGCTATACAGAAGACAGCCGGGATACTCCTGATAAAATAGGAAACCTGATGCTCACCTCAGCTTCAGGGGCTAAAATTCCTTTATCTCAGGTTGCAGAAGTAAAATTAAGTACCGGAGAAAGTACCATAACCCGTGAAATGAACAAGAGGCACCTTACTGTAAAACTGAATTTAAGAGGTACAGACCTTTCTTCTTTTCTGAAAAAAGCGCAGGACAAAATTGAGAAAGACATCCAATATGACCATGAAAAATATCAGATCAAATGGGGTGGACAATTTGAAAACCAAAACAGGGCGTATTCCAGATTGGCGTTCATAGTTCCTTTGGCATTAGCTATTATGTTCCTTCTATTATATGGGGCATTTGGAGATTTCAAACAGGCATTGGTATTGATGTCTATCGTTCCCCTGGCATTATTTGGAGGAATGCTGGCTCTTAATATACGTGGAATGTCTCTAAACGTATCTTCTGCTGTAGGATTTATTGCCCTTTTCGGAGTCGCCATTCAGAATGGAGTGATTATGATTTCCCACATCAATGACCTCCGTAAAAAAGGATATGCTCTGAAACCCGCTGTTATTAAAGGAGCAAAGGACCGTTTCAGACCGGTATTGATGACAGCAACAGTGGCAGTCATCGGATTATTCCCAGCCTCACTAGCTACCGGAATCGGCTCGGATGTACAACGACCGCTGGCCACTGTAATTGTCTATGGATTAATGTTCTCTACTATTTTAACACTATTCGTTCTTCCTGCCATCTATTTTTTGGCAGAACGTAGCAACGAAAAACAAAATTTAGAATCAGATGAAGCACTTACACATTAAAATTCACATGATCATGGTAATAGCCTTATTATTTGGCATAGCTAATAAGGTGCAGGCGCAGGAAAAAGAAGTTCTGAATTTTGAGGAATATCTGAGTCTTGTCGGAAAGAAAAATCTGGGATATGCTGCTCAAAAATACAATGTAGGTATGGCTGAAGCCTCTATTCAGACCGCAAGTATGTTTCCTGATCCACAATTAGATCTAGAAACAACCAATAATGGGATTAAAGAAAACATGGGATATGTATACGGGGCATCTGTTGGATGGACCCTTGAATTGGGAGGAAAAAGAAAAGCACGGGTTAACCTTGCCAGGAATCAATCTGAATTAAGTAAAATCCAGTTACAGGATTTTTTCAGAAACCTGCGTGCAAATGCAACTTTAGGTTATGTAGAAGCTTTAAAATCCAAGGCAATTCTTGAAGTACAGCAGGATTCTTATAAAAATATCCTGCAGCTTGCGAAGTCAGACAGCGTAAGGTATCGTTTAGGAACCATATCTT from Chryseobacterium indologenes encodes the following:
- a CDS encoding efflux RND transporter permease subunit, with the translated sequence MKKLLTISIQKRWLMLALFLLLGFFGYYSWTKLSVEAYPDIADVTSQVVTQVPGLAAEEVEQQITIPLERALNGLPGMHVMRSKSTFGLSMITMVFDDGIDDYWARQRIQERLTDVTLPYGAQPGLDPLTSPIGEVYRYIIESNTHSLRELTDLQKFVIIPRIKQVSGIADVTNFGGITTQFQVELDPHKLEQYGLSLSEVTETISKNNVSAGGSMLPRGNLAYVIRGIGLVKDLNDLGKIVVKTENGVPVFLNDVGTLKYGNLERKGILGYTDRKRNYPESVEGIVLLLRGQNPSQVLEGVHQAVAELNNETLPPGVKIHPFLDRTDLVSTTLHTVSHTLTEGIVLVIIVLIVFLGSWRGALLVAITIPLSLLFAFILMHFTNIPANLLSLGAIDFGIIVDGAIVMLETILKKREEDPEESLEEKTITQRVIEVAKPIFFSTIIIITAYLPLFAFERVEKKLFTPMAFTVGYALLGALAVALLLIPGLAYVIYRKPQKIYHNKWLEKISTLYGKRIEKIMLTPKKVIIPVTIVLLSAGVLSYTVGKDFLPELDEGSIWLQVQLPPGISLAKAKEMSDTLRAKTLKHSEITYMMVQAGRNDDGTDPWTASHFEVSVGIKPYDQWPSGKTKADLIKELAADYKEMPGFTVGFSQPMIDGVMDKISGAHSELVVKVYGEDFKETRRIAENVLSTLNKIPGSADLAIDQEPPLPQLQIIADRDKIAQYGLNVADVADLIEVALGGKAISQIFIGNKVYDISCRYTEDSRDTPDKIGNLMLTSASGAKIPLSQVAEVKLSTGESTITREMNKRHLTVKLNLRGTDLSSFLKKAQDKIEKDIQYDHEKYQIKWGGQFENQNRAYSRLAFIVPLALAIMFLLLYGAFGDFKQALVLMSIVPLALFGGMLALNIRGMSLNVSSAVGFIALFGVAIQNGVIMISHINDLRKKGYALKPAVIKGAKDRFRPVLMTATVAVIGLFPASLATGIGSDVQRPLATVIVYGLMFSTILTLFVLPAIYFLAERSNEKQNLESDEALTH